Proteins found in one Cellulomonas palmilytica genomic segment:
- a CDS encoding roadblock/LC7 domain-containing protein yields the protein MTALSTEAANFGWLLDNFVRTVPGTRHTLVVSADGLLMAMSEQLDRTSGDQLAAIVSGMSSLTRGASRQLRAGEVRQAIIEMDSLFLFLMTVSNGSVLAVVADSSCDVGLIGYEMAMLVSRTEATLTPQLISEMRGQLPVDGATRAPAV from the coding sequence GTGACCGCGCTCAGCACCGAGGCAGCCAACTTCGGCTGGCTCCTGGACAATTTCGTCCGGACCGTGCCCGGCACTCGCCACACGCTCGTGGTGTCGGCCGACGGTCTTCTCATGGCGATGTCGGAACAGCTGGACCGCACCAGCGGCGACCAGCTGGCAGCCATCGTCTCCGGCATGTCGAGCCTGACCCGCGGCGCGTCGCGGCAGCTGCGTGCGGGGGAGGTGCGCCAGGCGATCATCGAGATGGACTCCCTGTTCCTCTTCCTGATGACCGTCTCGAACGGCTCCGTCCTCGCCGTGGTCGCCGACTCGAGCTGCGACGTCGGCCTCATCGGATACGAGATGGCCATGCTCGTGTCCCGCACCGAGGCGACGCTGACCCCGCAGCTCATCTCCGAGATGCGCGGCCAGCTCCCCGTCGACGGCGCTACCCGAGCCCCCGCCGTCTGA
- a CDS encoding DUF742 domain-containing protein — MSEHIEYVARTVRPYAVTGGRVRSARSDLPLEALVEALPDAVSSQGLPPERRAILQHAASTYISVAELSALLHLPIGVIRILVSDMSDHQLVRVHTSQPVEVNTGESPALSLSVLESVLNGISAL; from the coding sequence ATGAGTGAGCACATCGAGTACGTCGCCCGGACGGTACGGCCGTACGCCGTCACCGGCGGGCGCGTGCGCTCGGCGCGCTCCGACCTGCCGCTCGAGGCATTGGTCGAGGCGCTGCCGGACGCAGTGTCCAGCCAGGGTCTGCCTCCCGAGAGGCGTGCGATCCTCCAGCACGCCGCGAGCACGTACATCTCGGTAGCGGAGCTGTCGGCGCTGCTGCACCTGCCCATCGGTGTCATCAGGATCCTGGTGTCGGACATGTCCGACCACCAGCTCGTGCGTGTGCACACCTCTCAGCCGGTCGAGGTCAACACCGGTGAGTCCCCCGCCCTGTCCCTGAGCGTGCTGGAGAGTGTTCTCAATGGCATTTCCGCCCTCTGA
- a CDS encoding tyrosine-type recombinase/integrase: MATYVESTRRWVASVRYTDPVTGADKRKYLYGATEAEADARAAEFRATPPSEMPTGDRPSDVRMLLGRWLSEKDPELDRSAVAWTFTEQPVQRDQWLDYESVIRTHVLDDLGAIKLEALTHARLRRYFVDLAKKRSRRGGTLSVSTQRKVHSRLTSAFRYAVVRGWLPADPMAGIPTPSESVEAVGRVADLSPVERALTVPEMRRFERWIATRYADHLAYQVRWRLAFSVGLRQAELLGLTWDAIDLAARTITVRQQLRKTEHRHGCAGDWPDPDTSPCTVSARVLNPRAKAVTAYWCPQRIDAETRIVATTKSKRVRYVRVGEREAGMLAELYAQQHPVDAPPVAQRETQRLARSRAMRVYPIADADLVIRHPRGGHVTPAVDNAVWHAACEGAGVSSIGRDVHAARHTAATHLVAAGVPLTTVQAMLGHSTIAVTQRYVTTTRDTQDAALAQLDAHLASIEG, translated from the coding sequence GTGGCAACGTACGTCGAGTCGACACGGCGCTGGGTCGCATCTGTCCGCTACACCGACCCCGTCACGGGCGCGGACAAGCGGAAATACCTCTACGGCGCCACCGAGGCCGAGGCCGACGCGCGCGCCGCCGAGTTCCGCGCCACTCCCCCGAGCGAAATGCCCACCGGGGACCGCCCGAGCGATGTGCGGATGCTGCTCGGACGCTGGCTAAGCGAAAAGGACCCCGAGCTCGACCGCTCAGCCGTCGCATGGACGTTCACCGAGCAGCCGGTCCAGCGTGACCAGTGGCTCGACTACGAGTCGGTCATCCGCACGCACGTGCTGGACGACCTCGGTGCGATCAAGCTCGAAGCGCTCACCCATGCGCGGCTCCGCAGGTACTTCGTCGACCTCGCCAAGAAACGCTCACGGCGCGGCGGGACGTTGAGCGTCTCGACCCAGCGCAAGGTGCACTCGCGGCTCACCTCGGCGTTCCGGTACGCCGTCGTGCGCGGCTGGCTCCCCGCAGACCCCATGGCGGGCATCCCGACGCCGTCCGAGTCCGTCGAGGCGGTCGGACGGGTAGCTGACCTCAGCCCCGTGGAACGTGCGCTGACCGTCCCGGAAATGCGGCGGTTCGAGCGCTGGATCGCCACGAGATACGCCGACCATCTCGCCTACCAGGTGCGCTGGCGGCTGGCATTTAGCGTGGGGCTCCGGCAGGCGGAGCTCCTCGGTCTGACCTGGGATGCGATCGACCTGGCCGCTCGGACGATCACCGTGCGCCAGCAGCTCCGCAAGACCGAACACCGCCACGGGTGCGCGGGTGATTGGCCGGACCCCGACACCAGCCCGTGCACGGTGTCGGCACGCGTCCTGAACCCACGCGCGAAAGCGGTGACCGCGTACTGGTGCCCGCAGCGGATCGACGCGGAGACGCGCATCGTCGCGACGACGAAGAGCAAGCGCGTCCGGTACGTGCGCGTGGGCGAGCGAGAGGCAGGGATGCTCGCGGAGCTCTACGCGCAGCAGCACCCGGTGGACGCTCCCCCGGTCGCCCAGCGCGAGACGCAGCGCCTCGCACGCTCGCGTGCGATGCGGGTCTACCCGATCGCGGACGCCGACCTCGTGATCCGGCACCCGAGGGGCGGACACGTGACCCCCGCCGTGGACAACGCCGTATGGCACGCGGCATGCGAGGGCGCCGGGGTTTCCAGCATCGGTCGGGACGTCCACGCTGCCCGACACACCGCTGCGACACACCTGGTCGCAGCCGGCGTGCCTCTGACCACCGTGCAGGCGATGCTCGGGCACTCCACGATCGCGGTCACGCAGCGCTACGTGACGACGACCCGGGACACGCAGGACGCCGCTCTCGCCCAGCTGGACGCGCACCTCGCCTCGATCGAGGGCTGA
- a CDS encoding PIN domain-containing protein: MPRPDDDRARVYADGSALSRYLPGAPHRAEWLVWARRNGPRLLTTQVGVSELRGTARMHDHDARDVAQRALGEIEVVRLSDQAVSRATDVAGVLPPFVAVHAGAALTHPDVVAVATYDPRLARVAALYRLDVVSPGLPDRWWERDGTPFLAS, from the coding sequence GTGCCCAGGCCCGACGACGACCGTGCGCGCGTCTACGCGGACGGGTCGGCGCTGTCCCGGTACCTGCCCGGGGCGCCGCACCGCGCGGAGTGGCTCGTGTGGGCGCGGCGCAACGGTCCGCGGCTGCTGACGACGCAGGTCGGGGTGAGCGAGCTGCGCGGGACGGCGCGCATGCACGACCACGACGCGCGTGACGTCGCGCAGCGCGCGCTGGGTGAGATCGAGGTCGTGCGCCTGTCGGACCAGGCGGTGAGCCGTGCGACGGACGTCGCGGGGGTGCTGCCGCCGTTCGTCGCGGTCCACGCGGGTGCGGCGCTGACGCACCCGGACGTCGTCGCGGTCGCCACGTACGACCCGCGGCTCGCGCGGGTCGCCGCGCTGTACCGGCTCGACGTCGTGTCGCCGGGCCTGCCGGACCGGTGGTGGGAGCGCGACGGGACGCCGTTCCTGGCGTCCTGA
- a CDS encoding GTP-binding protein, with the protein MAFPPSDAAVAAPAGTAGAVAPTTVKIVVAGGFAVGKTTFIGSISDIEPLNTEAAMTEHSIGVDDAGGVSDRKTTTTVAMDFGRIALPGQLWLYLFGTPGQDRFLFMWDDLVRGAIGAVVLVDTDRLDQCFPAVDYFESRGIPFVVGVNCFDGVAKHALEDVREALAIPAHVPVMYTDARSRAATKQALIALVQLAMERLRQR; encoded by the coding sequence ATGGCATTTCCGCCCTCTGACGCCGCGGTGGCCGCTCCGGCCGGAACCGCTGGCGCCGTAGCGCCCACCACCGTCAAGATCGTCGTCGCGGGCGGGTTCGCCGTCGGCAAGACGACCTTCATCGGGTCCATCTCGGACATCGAGCCCCTCAACACCGAGGCCGCGATGACCGAGCACTCCATCGGCGTCGACGACGCCGGCGGTGTGTCGGACCGCAAGACCACCACCACGGTCGCCATGGACTTCGGCCGCATCGCGCTGCCGGGCCAGCTGTGGCTGTACCTGTTCGGCACCCCGGGCCAGGACCGCTTCCTGTTCATGTGGGACGACCTGGTGCGCGGCGCGATCGGCGCCGTCGTGCTGGTGGACACCGACCGCCTCGACCAGTGCTTCCCCGCGGTCGACTACTTCGAGAGCCGTGGCATCCCGTTCGTCGTGGGTGTCAACTGCTTCGACGGTGTCGCGAAGCACGCGCTCGAGGACGTCCGCGAGGCGCTCGCCATCCCGGCGCACGTCCCGGTCATGTACACGGACGCGCGTTCGCGTGCGGCCACGAAGCAGGCCCTGATCGCCCTGGTCCAGCTCGCGATGGAGCGGCTGCGCCAGCGCTGA